In Choloepus didactylus isolate mChoDid1 chromosome 18, mChoDid1.pri, whole genome shotgun sequence, the genomic stretch aggaagcagcCTTGCGTCGGAGCGGGACCCAGGTGGGGGTAAGCAGGAATTGAGATCCTCGACCTCTCCCCAAACCTCCAGTGTACGCCACGCTGAGAGACCTGAGAGCCCAAGGCCCGTTGTGGGAGGCTGCCCGGGCCCGGGGGTGCCCTCCCGGCTCCCTGGAGACGTTGCAGCTGGACGTGAGGGACTCGGAATCTGTGGCCGCTGCCCGGGAAAGCGTGACCGAGGGCCGCGTGGACGTGCTGGGTGAGCCTCCCAGCCACAGAAActgcccctccccgccccggGGTCCAAACTAGGATGTCCCGAGGCCCACGGAACCCGAGGAGACAGGCCCCCAGCGGCCGGCGGTGTGTGAGGAGGGCGGGCTCGGGCCCCTGTCCCCACAGTGTGTAACGCGGGCAGAGGCCTGTTCGGGCCGCTGGAGGCGCACGTGGCGGGCGCCGTGGGCTCCGTGCTGGACGTGAACGTGGCCGGGACGGTGCGGACGCTGCAAGCCTTCCTGCCGGACATGAAGCGGCGGCGCTCGGGACGCGTGTTGGTGACCGGAAGCATGGGTGGTTTGATGGGTGAgtggccgggggcggggccagaGGCGCGAAGGAGTTGGGGCGCGTGGGAGAGGCGAGGGGTGCGCGGGCCAATTTCCCCCGCCCCACGCTCCTTAAGCACCTCGTCTCTCCTCACAGGGCTGCCCTTCAGCGCTGTTTACTGCGCCAGCAAGTTCGCACTCGAAGGTTTATGCGAGAGTCTGGCTGTTCTACTGCCGCCTTTCGGGGTCCAGTGAGTCACAACCGCCCCCACCCTTCCCAACTTTAGGAACTCCCGCACCCCCTCTTGTTGGAGCCGCTCCCAGCTCCCCTCTGCTCCGGCTCACATttgttatgtgccaggccctgtgctgggcactTGGCGTGGGTCGGCTCACAGCACGTGCGGAGCAGCTGGTGAGGGGGCGGTATTGTTACTGCAAAGCCCGGGCCCAGAGAGGTTACGTGACtggcccaagaccacacagctgtAAAAGTGGCCCAGCCAGCTTCGAGTTCTGACGCCAAAGTCTCTTGCACATCGTCGAAGGAGGTGGGAGCGGTTTCCGGGCAGTAAGCTGCCTCTCAAATGCTCTGGCTAGGCTAAGCGCCGCGCCGCCCGCGCGCAGTCCTCCGCGGGTCCTCCCTCCCCAGCTCCGCGGCTCAGGGCTCGGGGTTCGGGGCCTGGCTCGCGTCGCGCCCCCGCCCACCCGCCGCTCTCGCGCCCGTAGCGTGAGCCTCATCGAGTGCGGCCCGGTGCGCACCGCCttccaggagaagctggaggGCGGTCCGGGAGGAGCGCTGGAAAGCGCGGACGCGAAGACCCGCGACCTCTTCTCCCGCTACCAGCGCCACTGCGAGCGGGTCTTCCGCGAGGCGGCGCAGGACCCCGAGGAGGTGGCGGAGGTGGGCGCCAGGCGGGGCTCGGGGAGCGGGGCTCCGGGAGAGGGGCGGGACGCCCTTCCCCCCGCCCTGCCCCGGCCAGCGCGCGTCTTCCCGCCGCCGCAGGTCTTCCTCACCGCGCTGCGCGCCCGGCGGCCGGCCCTGCGCTACTTCAGCACCGAGAGCTTTCTGCCCCTGGCACAGCTGCGCCTCGCGGACCCCAGCGGCTGCAGCTTCGTCGCCGCCATGCGTCGCGCTGTGTTCGCGGACGAGATCGCGGAGGGCTCTGATGGCGCCGGGACCGAGGCCGGCGGACTAGGGGACCCTGAGCTCGGCGCTCCTCCCGCCGCCCCTCAATAAAGTATGAGCCTACCGGCGTCTCCCGCGCCTTCCTTTGCGCCCCCGGAATTGGGGTGGGGGTCCCGGCTTCACTGCAGTTGCGCGACCGGTACTGGTCTTGGGGCTTTCGACGGTGCACGCAGCTGGTGGGTGAAGGGGACCGATCAGGTTAGACCCGGTTACACCTATGCGAACACCGAAGCCCCGAAAGAGGAAAGAGCTAACAGCCCAGGGTCAACGCAGCAAGTCCGCGGCGGGGCCAGGACGTCAGCAGACCCTGGATACCCAAGCGCGTCTACAGCAATAAGAGCCGGACCTAGGCGAGGAGGGGCGGTCAGGTTGTCACTTGGGTCCCCATTAGCCGTGGGACCCCAGGCAAGCTCCTTTTCtgactctgttttgttttgtttggtttacGTGTAAAACGGGTATAATAGAACCTACTCCAAAGGTTATAATAAGGATTGAGATAATGCCCAAATGTGCTGGTAGAGCAGTCTTAATAGCTAGCAACAGCTATTACTATTAGTATTACTATTGTTGTTAAAGTCTCATGCAGAAGCCAGATGCATAAAGAAGGAACAGAACTAAATGAATCAAAAagagacacccccacccccaccatcccctAGCTCTAGGCAAGAGATCCCACCAGTTCTGAAACTACCTCTGATTGAGGGGCTCAGCTGCAGCTCCAGGCCTGGCTGATCTGCCCAGCAGTCTGCCCTCTCTCCTGGACCCAGCGGAGGGGGCTGGAGTGGCAGAAACCATTGAAGTGGGTCTGCAGCGTTGTGGAGCCCATCAGAAGGGACCAAATACGGGCTGGGTGGGAACAGGAGAAGGGAGTGCCCCAGGAGGGGATGGGACTGAGGTAGTGAACAGGCTGGGGGGTTGTggttggaggggagggaggaggggggtggtCACTTGGGGTGGACAGGAGCCTGACCCCAGTGAGCCTGGGAAGTAGGAAGAGAAGAATAGATGAGGGTTCTTGACACTTTGAGTGGGATGTTGGGCAAAGGAGATGCTGCATCCTGACCTGCCCCTACCTCCAGATAACAATCTTCCCTGGGCCTGTGGATTGCCTGCTGCCTCTACTCTTGGGGGAAGGTGAAGAAAGGGGTCTCACAGTCATCCCCATCCATCCCTGCCCTGCCCGCCTTACTCTGCTAGCCCAGATTGATCTGCTTTCTCTCCTGCATCCAGGAAGGCCTTGGGAAGGGGAGAGAGCCAAGATGGCATGAGCCTTTGAGGCATGGGACCCGCTGTCAGG encodes the following:
- the HSD17B1 gene encoding estradiol 17-beta-dehydrogenase 1, which produces MSSMQSAGGSHSSAMDRTVVLITGCSSGIGLHLALRLACDPSRSFKVYATLRDLRAQGPLWEAARARGCPPGSLETLQLDVRDSESVAAARESVTEGRVDVLVCNAGRGLFGPLEAHVAGAVGSVLDVNVAGTVRTLQAFLPDMKRRRSGRVLVTGSMGGLMGLPFSAVYCASKFALEGLCESLAVLLPPFGVHVSLIECGPVRTAFQEKLEGGPGGALESADAKTRDLFSRYQRHCERVFREAAQDPEEVAEVFLTALRARRPALRYFSTESFLPLAQLRLADPSGCSFVAAMRRAVFADEIAEGSDGAGTEAGGLGDPELGAPPAAPQ